The Cervus elaphus chromosome 20, mCerEla1.1, whole genome shotgun sequence genomic interval AATATAAAGGACAAAGTCTACTCATTCTGTCTCCTATATGAAAAGCCCTCAAATATTTGAACATAGTTATTATGTCCCCATAAAGAATATCTTAAGTTTCCTACTATCTGttgttctttatttctataaCAGCATCACTCTTTGGTCACCTTCCCTTGTATACACTCCAGTTTAATAATTTCCCTAATACAATCATAAAGTGTATAGgaccctgggggaaaaaaagacagaattaGTGAGGGAAAGGAACTTAaagtttgttcattttatttttgcttatttattataGCAAAAATAAATGCTACTGTATGACAGACTGTAAGTGGTTACAGAGAGATAATATCATTCAGTTAAAATAATAGCAAGTATTTAGCATTTTCTAAGTACTAGGCATTGTGTTATTTGTCggggatacaaaaacaaaatagatataTTTCCTGATTTTGGAGAGCTCACAGACTAGTAAGCAGaccatgaaaataataattacagtataaattcagaaacagaaatatgtaCAGGTAGAGAGAACATAGGACATTGTTAACACTATTGGGAAGGAGCAGATATCTAGAAGGCTCTTTAGAAGTGATgtcttaaattgatttttaaaagataaaaaggagtCTTCCCTATCTTTCCCTTGAAGAAATGTAATCTAGGCAGAGAGAGGCTGACTAAAGCCAAGAGAGACACAAACACATTTTATCCATTGACTACAGGCAACTCAGCAACTGCTAGAGAATGAGATGGAAATCAAGTAATAGTGAGCAATAAGGCCTAAAAGTGAAACTATGAAAGATTTTGTAGGCCACACTAAGAAATCTACAATTTACACCATGGGTGATGCCCAGTCAGTGAAGATAGGGATTGTAGTATGAAAAGATTAATCCGCCCCCATCTGAAGACTGGACTGTGGGAAGGAAGGCTGCAGCTGGAGCTGACAGACCAATAAGCAGACTGCTCAATCACTCCATACAACAGCAGTTCCAGAATTTCTATGTAGAAAAGGTTGAGGGACACATCTGATTGAAAAGAGGGAAGTGGTTAGAGGAGTTGCTTGAAGCTGAATTTGCACAGCATGCCCAGTATGCTAACTAAGATTATACGTGTATTTATAATAATTTGGGAGGAAGAACTAATTCTGCTCTACTACCACCACCCCACACACGCAGCCCCTCACCACCCTTTGTTATCACAACTGTCCAGGTAAATTATAATAAGGACTTAACTAAAACAATAGCAAtgggaaaagaagagatattACTAAACAGAATAGCCAGAATTACAGTAGGTGATCAGAAGTAgagaatgaaagaggaagaagagttaATCTTCAGATTTATAAATTTTGAGACTGGTTGATGattgtattagtttccttttgctgctgtaacaaactgccacaaacttagcagcttaaaacaagataaatttattattttaaatttctgatgaTCAAAAGTCCAAAATGAGGCTACAATTGCTCATATCAAGATGTCACAAGGCagattccttctggaggctctagcTAGAGGCATTAGCTGCTTTTGCCAACTTCTAAGGCCTGCTTACATTCCTTGGTTCATTTGTATGGAACCATGAAGACCATCAacagccaaagcaaccttgaataagaagaaaaaagctaGAGGTATCTTgtgccctgatttcaaactatactacaaagctatagtaataaaaactgtatagtactggcataaaaaaaaagatacatacatcaacggaacagaatagagtgtccaaaaataaacccatgcttTTATGGTCAATCAATCTATAACAAAGGAagtaagaatacacaatggggaaaagacagcctcttcaatgaATGGTGTTGGGACAATAGGGTAGCTACACAAACTGACCACATTGTTAcactatatacataaataaactcaaaatttatttaaaactgaaatatgagaccagaaatcataaaaattctaaaagaaaacataagcagtacATAATTTTACATCAGTCTTagcaatatattcttaaatacatATCCTcaggcaaaggcaacaaaagcaaaaataaacagatggaacTACATCATACTAAAAAAGCTTTTGGATAGCAAAGGAaagcatcaacaaaatgaaaaggcaacctattgaGTAAGGGGAGATATGCACAATATATCCAATCAGAGGTTAATATCAAAAACACGTAAAGAactcaatattataaaaataaaattttgaaaaagcgCTGGAGACCCAATAGGTGTTTTCCGAagaaagacatacacatggcttatagacatgaaaagaggctcaaatCACTAATAtcagcatgtgtgcatgtgtgcacacatattcaattagttcagttcagtcactgagtcatatccaactctttgtgaaccaatgaaccacagcacgccaggtctcccggaatttacccaaactcatgtccattgagttggtgatgccatccaaccatctcatcctctgtcatctccttctcctcccacccctaatttttcccagcatcagggtcttttcaaatgagtcagttcctccatcaggtggccaaagtattggagtttcagcttcaacatcagtccttccaatgaacactcaggactgatctcctttaggatggactggttggatctgcttgcaatccaagggactttcaaaagtcttctccaacaccacagttcaaaagcatcaattcttcagcactcagctttctttatagtccaactctcacatccatacatgactactggaaataccataggcttgactagatggacctttgttgaaaagtaatgtctctgctttttaatatgctgtctacgttggccataactttccttccaaggactaagcatctttaaatttcacggctacaatcaccatctgcagtaattttggagcccaagaaaacaaagtctgtcactgtttccactgtttccccatatatttgccatgaagtgatgggaccaaatgccatgatcttagctttctgaatgttgagctttaagccaactttttcactctcctctttcactttcatcaagatgctccttagttcttcttcactttgtgccataagggtggtgtcatctgcatatctgaggttattgatatttctcccagcaatcttgattccagcttctgcttcatccagtccagcgtttctcatgatgtattctgcatataagttaaataagcaaggtgacaatataaagccttgacatactccttttcctatttggaaccagtctgttgttccatgtccagttctaactgttgcttcctgacctgcatacaggtttctcaagaggcaggtcagggggtctggtgttcacatctctttcagaattttccagtttattgggatccacacagtcaaaggctttggcatagtcaataaagcagaaatagatgtttttctggaactctcttgcttttgtgatgatccagtgaatgttggcaatttgatccctggttcctctgccttttctaaatccagcttgaacatctggaagttcatggttcacatactgctgaagcctggcttggagaattttgagcattactttactatcatgttagatgagtgcaattgtatggtagtttgagcattctttggcattgcctatgaaaaggcaaaaggataggacactgaaagataaactcctcaggtcagtaggtgcccaatatgctactggagatcagtggagaaatactccagaatgaatgaagggatggagccaaagcaaaaacaacacccagttgcggATGGGACTAGTGATAGAAGTCAGGtccgatactgtaaagagcaatattgcataggaaccggaaatgttaggtccatgaatcaaggcaaattggaagtggtcaaacaggagatggcaagagtgaatgtcgacattctaggaatcagcaaactaaaatggactggagtgggtgaatttagctcagatgaccattatatctactactgtgggcaagaatcccttagaagaaatggagtagccattatagtcaacagaagagtccaaaatgcagtacttggatgcaattcaaaaatgacagaatgatctctgttcatttttaaggcaaaccattcaatatcacggtaatccaagtctatgccccgatcagtaacactgaagaagctgaagttgaacggttctatgaagacctacaagatgtttcagaactaacactcaaaaaagatgtccttttcattatagggaactggaatgcaaaagtaggaagtcaagaaacacctggagtaacaggcaaatttggccttggagtacagaatgaagcatggcaaataacagagttttgccaagagaatgaactggtcatagcacacatattagagaaatgcaaattaaaaccgtAATGAGATCACTCCCCACTTGTCAGAATGTTTGttatcaaaaagataacaaataaatgttaatgaaaagaaaagggaaattttgtGCACTGTTGCTGAAAATGTAGActgtgcagtcactgtggaaaacagtatgtaggttcctcaaaaaattaaaaatagagttaccataggACTCAGCAagtccacttctgggtatttatgtgaagaaaatgaaaacactaattcaaaaagatatatgcatgtctatgttcaatgcagcattatttatagaaGTCAAGATATGGGAGTAACGTAAATAACCATAGTAGATAATGAAGTCAtgtctgtgtatatacacataaatacaatggattattactcatccataaaaaagaataaaatcttactATTTGTGATAACATCAACAGACTTAGAGgatattacactaagtgaaataatttaaatagagaaaaacgaatactatatgatttcacttacatgtggaatctaaaaaacaaaaaaatgaacaacaacaagaaaaggaaacagactcatagatacaaaCTATTGGTTTCAGGGCAGCAGGGTTAGGAGTTGGGAGAAATAAGtaaaggagattaagaggtacaaacttcaagttataaaataagtcatggggatgtaatttACAGCATCGGggatatagtcaataatactgtaataactttACACAGTAACAGATGATGAATTGTAGTGATCAGTtcataatgtatttaaatatcaaaccactatgttgtatacctgaaaccaatataatattgcATGTTAACCACACTTCAATTAACAATATAAATAACATTGACAAATACCCTCACTGTACCTTCTCAGCACCTCCATACTTATCCtggcttactttttctttttccccacaaTATTTATCAGAACTTCTACATACTATAAAATTATCTTGTTTGCTATGTccattcttgttttgtttgtttgtttcctctcACTACTGTATTAGCAAGGAAGGAGgtatctttgttttgttcactcataTATCCCAAGTACCCAAAAGAGTGTCTGGCATACAGTAtgcattcaataagtatttgttgaataaattaatagaCAGTAATTCATGTTACTGTCACAGATGAAATTGCCTGAGAACAGTTAGTCAGATGAGAAATTAGTCAAAAGACCACATTTACTTTACTTAGATGTTAAGGGCAGAGAAAGAGGGATCAGTGAAAGAGGGTTGAGAATGAATAGTCAAAGAGGTAGCTGCATCTTAAACAGAATGGTCCCACTGAGCCATGGGACAATATCTCAAGAAAGTCAACTGTGTCAAATATCAGAGATAAAATTATTGTGAAGAAACATATATTGAATTGGCAGTCAGACCAAAAGAGAAATACTaggaaacattttagaaataattattatAGCTGCAAAATGGAATCATTCTCTGCATATCTCTATGGAAATATTATATCCCATTTCGTAACTGTGTATATGACAGGTTTTCAGATACAGAGGGTTCAGTTCACTAAGCTCACATTTAAAAACTGATTCTTGACTTGCTTGCCTCCCTCCATCCATATAAGTACTATTATAATTAACTGTTAGTACAGATTAAGCAAATTTTGGTTTACAATAACATGCTCTTTAAATGTGAGGATTAATCATATGCCATCTGGGTACAGACTAGACTTTCAAATCTCATTTTAAACCTATTTGAGTTTTAGTTATGTTTCAACATTTTTGGTCCAAAGTATCTTCTACAGGTAATCTTAATCTTAACATCTTAAAATCAGCTAATATCTCTAAATCTTAAAAAGAGCCACTTATGGTATTTTTTGCCCCCTAAGTACCCTGAATCCCCATACTTATAAGACTCTTAAGTCAAATATCTTAAGAGTTAGCAAGATGAATAAATGATATTGTTCTTGAAAATTCTAAGTGATTGCACTTCACCAAAAATCTTATTAGGTCCAAAGCTatagaataaattaataatattttaataatattaaaattaaatattttaattttaattaatgaaaattaatagTATTTTTCAGGATAATAGTAAAAAAGTCACTTAACATATACTTGAGTATCTACTATGGGCCAAGCATTGTTCTAGGCATTTAGGGATATAATAGCATACTAAACAGACAAAAGGCATTGCCCCATACAACTTAAAACTTTATAGTTTATCTTGCCCATCCATTTATTTTgaagataagaaaatgaaagattagAGACATTAAGCAAGTTGTCCAAAATGATAAGGGCTTAAAGGAGTTATGTACAAAAAGCCATAAGGAGTAAGATAAAATCAGGCAATCAAAGAAGACTTTGCAAAAGAGTTTGTTTGACAGAGTCTTATACAATCATCAAGACTTGTCCCAGAATTGAAAGTGGAAGGGAAGAAAACACACAAATCCAAGAAACATAGAAAAGTTGGAGGCAGCTGTGATTTGGGAACGTGAATACCAATAATCAGGAGAAAGAATACAGAGGTAGTTTAGGAATTGAATTTTGCATATGTATTAGAAGTATTTGTGAAAAAGATGAGATGTTCAGGACAATACTGATCTGGAGATGACTCTAGGAGAGAGtttgtatatactatatatagaattAAAAGGATATATATAGTACCACTGGCAGAATATTAAAATCTTACTTCTTAATTTCTAAAATGCTATTCTgcactgcactttttttttttttaatcataaaacttGGCATTTCAGAGCTCAGTGAAGCTTTGAAGATAGACTTTTGGTCTAGTAATTTTCACGCTGTACTTTTTGGAGTTCCTGACAAGAACCACAGGGGAGGTTTCTAGGACCCCAAATACACATCAACAAGAGAACTTATCTAATACAGAACATACAGTTTAGATAGCAAGTTCTTGCATAACAATACTCCAAAGTTGGTTTATGTCTGTAAATGAAACATTCTTTTCAATCTTTTTATTGCCAAACATCCACTAATCATTCAAGTCTTAGCTCCAGGATAACCTACAGGCAATGAGTATTCTAGGTAGAGTTGGGTGCCTCTCCTCAATGCTTTTACAGTATCTTAAGCATGTTTCTATCATAGCAATTACCATCTTGcattgaagtttttaaaattagttgCCTATTTCCCTTACTAGACCATAATAAGCATCTTTCATCTCTGCATATCTAGTACTTAGTACACTCTGGACAAGCGTTAAATAAATTAGCTAATGAATGCCTGAGCAAATgaacacataaataaatgcatGAGGAAAGGGAGACTCAAAGAGGCTGACTTACCTGATGTCACACATCTTGTTAGGAGAACTGAAACCTAGAAACTAGAACTTTTAAATTTCTACTGTTTTCGGCATTATATCATGTCACCtcccattttaattatttgaaatcctaaagtTCTTTTTGAATAATGCTCTCCTTGATAGGCATAATTGTATAAAACTAATATTTATAGTTTGTATGTGGTTTTGTGGACTATATCAGTATTTTATTAGGCCAATCAAGAGACTTCCAGAGACAGAACTATGAGTAAAATTTCCCTTTCTTTAGTCCTAAAAATCCATGTTTACTTGGACAAATCAAGGCTTGATAATTAATTAAGACAATCCCCTATGGTTGATTCTACCATGTCCTATCTACATATCTTGACCAATTTAATAGCAAACATAAATGTCCGTGAAATGAAACAACTGCAAGAACTACAtacaattagaaaaaataaaattttcatttctgtcataATGGAGCATAAATTTTCAAGTCCAGCCACCATATAGTACTCCAGGAAAAGCAAGATTTcagagaactctcaaaactctactgaagaaggaaaattaaattctttCCTTGAGAGACCTGATATGGCCCTCAtcataatttacatttcttcaacctgaaaatatcaattctaattttcttaaagtgaaaaaatagaaTTAAGGTAGttacacttttttccttttcagtctaATTTTCAAACTCAATTCAGTCCCAAGCCTGATACATGatcaagaacaacaaaaacaaaaagatatcaaAAGGGTCACATAATTCTGttctattaaaaagtaaaatacaaaagtCTGTCCTTCTATTCCATTTTAGATTTTCTAGAGCTATATCAGTTTCATAATGCTACTTCTAATCACTAAGGATTTCTCAAATGAGAAACAGAATTGCTATTGCTAAAGTTAAATACTTTCCACACAATAtaaatctgtttgtttgtttttacaagtGTAAAGGGGGTTTAAGTATGTAGTAGgagctttcttattttttaaccttCAAGTTGGCCTAGATTCAGAGTGGAAAACTCTTTCTAAggcatattatatataaagataaagttcCATTAAAGttatttaagatatttattatttaatataatactATGATTTTAAGACAAAGAGTTTACTGCATTTCTTAATCCTACATTCACGGAGGTCTTGTTTGTTTATCTGGTCCACAGAACTTTCACTCCAGTATACCGTCCAAACCCGTTAAGTGGCATCACGCCTCTACTTTATGTTGCTCAGACGAGACAATCCAATATCTTAAAAATACTCCTGCAATATGGGatcttagaaagagaaaaaaaccctATCGACATTGTGTTAACAATATTGCTCTACCGTTCAAGAGAGAGAATAAAGGTTGGTCATGAACTGGTAGACATCCAGGAAGAAGCCAAAACATGTTTAGTGCTCTGTTCCAGAGTGCTTTCTGTCATTTCAATCAGGGAAATAGAGGTAAGGAAAATATTGTACTTTGTATTTTGACTCAATTATTGATCAAGTTTAAGACAGAACTGTGAGGCAagaataaagttaattttaaatctAGGGATCCAGTGAAAAATTAATCACTGAGTATAtgcttataaattaaaaacaagtgGAATTCCAATTATCTTGAACATTAACTCTTTTAGTTCATAATTTTATATCttctaaatatgaaataatttttaaaagttaaatttatagtttattttagcatttattaAGTTGATGTATGTTATTATTACATCCTAATTACATGATAACCTGTTTATTAAGATTTCTATATCTATTAAAAtcacaaattaaatttttaacagACTTACTTTCctatagaacattttaaaatgaaagttgcATTTCTCCCCACATAAAATCACATACCAAGAAAcatattttgcttttcaaaattccTGAACAATTTTAAGCATGAAAATATAAAgactttaaatatttgttcagttgaAAATATCTATCCCTCAGAAATATGAAGAGTTTCTCCTTGATAaggtttagggaaaaaaaaacaacaaacaaaccatTCAACGGGCATGTTCATCCTGTCAAAATGAACTGCAAGTTTTAGCATCAAACTGTATCAAGTTTACTAGTTTCAAAAAATAACTCTGCTTAAGATAAAGAAGGTAGCCCTATAAATTTAAACTAGCCACATTACTAAAGAATCTAGCAATCCCCCTTGTCTTTAAAAGTGTGACCAGAAATAAACTCCTAAGAAATATAATTCTGTTggatctttaattttcttaagcCTTAACTATGTGTATCAATCAAACACCCCTGGGCCAATTGTAAGGAGGGCAAATTAGTCAaattgtagctcagttggtaaagaatctgcctgcaatgcaggagatggggttagatccctgggttgggaagatcccctggagaagaaaaatgcaacccactccagtattcttgcctggagaagtcccatggacagaggagtctggcaggctacagtccatgagtcagacaccacttagtgactaaaccaccaccaccattgtgGCAACCAATTTTAAACCATTTTGGCAACCAATTTTAGGAATTTGCTTGTCCTTGTCCAGTGTTAGTTTTGTACCATTATTATAGGACATATTGACTCTCAGCCATCTCTGTGAATGCTATTCCTGAAGTACACTCAAAATAGAACAGTATCAGTAGTAGGATAGAATGAGTTGATCAAAATCTTTGCCTGAATGGCAAAGTCAAAGCTGGATTCCAGTCAACTGCAGTTTAACAAGTGAAGTGGCATTGAACAAGAAGGTGAAAGATGGCATAAAAACCAGCTTAAAGAACACTTCAAATAACCTGCTTTGCATTACCACACTTCCCAGTTTtattgtaaatatacatatagatatcgTTACTTCTAGACCACAGTTCTGTGAGCCCAGAGACTGTCTGTTTTGTGTAGCCTAGCAATTATCCTAAGCACCAAGCTCACTGCTGAGTAGACAcaagatattctttaaaaaattatttactagtgaaaaattatatatcatttaAGTTAGTGTCATACAATCTGTAGAGAAGTACTACAGCAGATGTCTTTTACTTCTGTATCAGGCTAATAACATTTGTCTTCtagaactaaatatttaaaaggttACCTTAACTAAACCTTAAAAAGTCATCTTCCGGGGGATGGACCTCTTGTCAGATCTTGTCGTGATTCAGCAGTGTGAAGTTTTACATTACAATGATTGGAATCACCTGACAGGTTTATGtcgtctgtgtgtgcatgcttagttgcttcagtcatctctaactctttgtgaccccatggaccatagcctctaaaggttcctctgtccatggggattctccagacgagaatactagagtcccctcctccaggggatcttcccaacccagggactgaaccttcatCTTCTTATATCTACTGCATTGGCTAGAGCCTCCTGGGACCCCAAACCAACTATATCAGAAATTCAGGAATAGAAACTCAGCACTGATATTTTCTAAAGTTTTCTAGATAATTTCAGTTTATGGTCAAATTGACAACACGCTAGAGGAGAAGCTAATAAACCATAAGTATATGATctgtctaaaatttaaaaaaagattcactGTTGTAAGAAATAATGTTTTGTGTCCTTAGACACAAAAGACATTAACTTTATATGTGATTTTGTGAATAAAATGGGTATAAAAATTCTTGAGTAAGGTAAAaatgttttgggggaaaaaagcattatAAGGGTTAATAAACTtaagatacaatttttttaattcaaataaaaaattaaaatgtttataatttggaCAAATCCAGTGATTAATATTACaaagttaaaatatttctcttttctttagatGGAGCTAAGTTTAGGAGGACATCCAATTATTTCAAATTGGCTGGACTACATTCCTGCAACAAGATACGAAGATCCATGTGAACTATTACATCTTTGCAGAATAACCATCAGGGCTCAACTACTAACCAACAATATGCTCCCAAATGGaatattttcacttctaattCCTGTTCGTCTACAGAACTATCTGAATTTAGAAAGCTAATGCACATCTTTTTGGCATTCTTTAAGGATGCTCACTGTTGTATGGTTTAGAAGTTAATAAACTATTAACTTCACACAAATTTTTACTGCACTGAACATTccattagaaaatatattttcacataacATACTAAATGAATCACTTTTAAATCGGTATATGGCTGTACCCATTACTTATCTATATGGTGGAACAaattatatgcatttttataacattttaggTTTActcttttattccatttttaaaagttatttttgccTTGGAGCATTCTTATTACTCATGGAAAATCTGGTTATATTACTATTCTGAGCTCTGAGGCCTTTACTATCAGTTTGTCCTAGGTtaggtaaatattattttatattttgtattcataataacaaacatttattgagttactttgtaaataaaataCAGTGCCTGGTAGTAGggaataattaattaaattaataggTGATCCCTTCCATGAGAGAATTTATAATTCTGTAGCAGCCATGGTCACAAACAATACAAGGCAAAGAATTAGTCAACTAAAGTGCTAGGAGTAGGATGACAGAAGTGTATTATGTCTGGAAATAATTAGCTTTAAATTACAACATGGAGCTTGAGTGTTTTGGTATATGATACCTCTGAATACTATATTAGCAGTAGTTTTTTTAGTGAGATATAGTTGCATATAACATTAAAGAGTTTCAAGTA includes:
- the ASB17 gene encoding ankyrin repeat and SOCS box protein 17, which encodes MSKSSKLCCKTSCPRSNIFCSLVDRTLKRPSLQFLRQWGYHCYEPRIYRTLARILKYVDLEGFDILLSDYIAFVEKSGYRFELNVNFEFNEICVNTILYWVFARKGNPDFVELLLKKTKDYVQDRSCDLALIWRTFTPVYRPNPLSGITPLLYVAQTRQSNILKILLQYGILEREKNPIDIVLTILLYRSRERIKVGHELVDIQEEAKTCLVLCSRVLSVISIREIEMELSLGGHPIISNWLDYIPATRYEDPCELLHLCRITIRAQLLTNNMLPNGIFSLLIPVRLQNYLNLES